In Caproicibacterium amylolyticum, a genomic segment contains:
- a CDS encoding glycoside hydrolase family 31 protein, which produces MIKLYRFGRPFATEAVVEALAPQPAETLPYFSVQNDGCGFSCELGKETAVYGLGEAIRGMNKRGWIYKSNCADDPSHTEGKHSLYGAHNFLLIAREKPFGVFFDYPGELIFDIGYTEMNTLQVSTKEANLDVYIIDGDGLEDIVRQFRRLIGRSYIAPKWAFGYGQSRWSYYSEDEVREVVRQHRENHIPLDMVYLDIDYMERYKDFTVNKKTFPQFQEFVQEMRQQNIHLVPIIDAGVKIEKDYSVYEEGVQNGYFCKKADGSPFVGAVWPGKSHFPDFLNQKVREWFGKKYAFLLRQGIDGFWNDMNEPAVFYSEDGLKNTFSELKKLEGQNLDMDKVNHFRGLVNDLSNNPEDYKSFYHNCDGKMVRHDKVHNLYGYNMTRAAGEVFEKLEPDKRILMFSRSSYIGMHRFGGIWTGDNCSWWRHLLLEIQMMPSLNMCGFLYAGADIGGFGDDTTADLLLRWTAFGIFTPLMRNHSALGTRKQEAYRFPEAMPALKKLIGIRYALLPYLYSEYMKAALRGNLYFRPLAFVYPQDKQAAEVEDQLMLGDELMLVPVYTQNASGRTVYLPEDMKLVQMRSVSDFTVETMEKGYHYVPAALDEVVFFIRSDRLIPLSYGGECVSQVDFNHLRLLGNVQTAATYQYYNDDGSSKDYENPAHFAEITMSADSRVSAKGDMCLQLESAL; this is translated from the coding sequence ATGATAAAACTTTACCGATTCGGCCGGCCGTTTGCAACAGAAGCGGTTGTGGAAGCGCTTGCACCGCAGCCAGCGGAAACACTGCCGTATTTTTCAGTTCAAAATGACGGATGCGGCTTTTCGTGTGAGCTGGGAAAAGAAACCGCTGTTTACGGTTTGGGGGAAGCCATTCGCGGTATGAATAAGCGCGGATGGATCTACAAGAGCAACTGTGCAGATGACCCATCCCATACGGAGGGGAAACATTCCCTTTATGGCGCACATAACTTCCTTTTGATTGCGCGGGAAAAGCCTTTTGGCGTATTTTTTGACTATCCGGGCGAGCTGATCTTTGACATTGGGTATACCGAGATGAATACGCTGCAAGTTTCCACAAAAGAAGCGAATCTGGATGTTTATATCATTGACGGCGATGGTTTAGAGGATATTGTCCGGCAGTTCCGCAGGCTGATTGGCAGAAGCTATATTGCGCCCAAATGGGCTTTCGGCTATGGGCAGAGCCGCTGGAGTTATTACTCAGAAGATGAAGTCCGCGAAGTTGTGCGTCAACACCGTGAAAATCATATCCCGCTCGATATGGTGTATCTGGATATTGATTATATGGAGCGCTACAAGGACTTTACGGTCAATAAAAAAACATTTCCGCAGTTTCAGGAGTTTGTGCAGGAAATGAGACAGCAGAATATCCATCTGGTGCCGATTATTGATGCCGGGGTAAAAATTGAAAAGGATTATTCGGTGTATGAAGAAGGCGTACAGAATGGATACTTCTGCAAAAAAGCAGATGGCAGCCCGTTTGTCGGTGCTGTTTGGCCGGGCAAATCGCATTTCCCGGATTTCCTGAATCAAAAGGTGCGCGAATGGTTTGGCAAAAAATATGCTTTCCTGCTTCGTCAGGGGATTGACGGCTTCTGGAATGACATGAACGAACCGGCTGTTTTTTACTCAGAGGACGGTCTGAAAAACACATTTTCTGAGCTGAAGAAGCTGGAAGGTCAGAATCTGGATATGGACAAAGTCAATCATTTCCGCGGACTGGTGAATGATCTGTCCAATAATCCGGAGGACTATAAAAGCTTTTACCATAACTGTGACGGTAAAATGGTGCGGCATGACAAGGTCCACAATCTGTATGGCTATAATATGACCCGTGCCGCGGGAGAGGTTTTTGAAAAACTGGAACCAGACAAACGAATTTTAATGTTTTCACGGTCATCCTATATCGGTATGCACCGCTTTGGCGGCATTTGGACAGGCGACAACTGTTCCTGGTGGAGGCATCTGCTGCTTGAAATCCAGATGATGCCGTCACTGAATATGTGCGGCTTTTTGTATGCCGGTGCGGACATCGGCGGATTTGGGGATGATACCACAGCGGATTTGCTGCTGCGCTGGACCGCATTCGGCATTTTCACACCGCTGATGCGCAATCATTCTGCACTGGGAACACGCAAACAGGAAGCATACCGCTTCCCAGAGGCAATGCCTGCGCTGAAAAAATTGATTGGTATTCGGTATGCGCTTCTGCCGTATCTTTACAGTGAATACATGAAAGCCGCACTGCGGGGAAACCTGTATTTCCGCCCGCTGGCTTTTGTGTATCCGCAGGATAAGCAAGCCGCGGAGGTGGAGGACCAACTGATGCTCGGCGATGAACTGATGCTGGTACCGGTATATACACAGAATGCAAGTGGGCGCACAGTCTATTTACCGGAGGACATGAAGCTGGTGCAGATGCGCTCTGTTTCGGATTTTACAGTAGAAACCATGGAGAAAGGTTATCACTATGTACCGGCAGCGCTGGATGAAGTGGTGTTTTTCATTCGGTCAGACCGTTTGATTCCGCTTTCGTATGGTGGAGAATGTGTCAGCCAGGTCGATTTTAATCATCTGCGTTTGCTGGGAAATGTGCAGACCGCCGCCACTTATCAGTATTACAATGATGACGGCAGCAGCAAAGATTACGAGAATCCCGCACACTTTGCGGAAATTACCATGAGCGCTGACAGCCGCGTATCTGCTAAAGGAGATATGTGCTTGCAATTGGAAAGTGCGCTATAA
- a CDS encoding substrate-binding domain-containing protein: MVNYFISKGHQSISFIGATDFNIDTEQPSMDVREWSFRESAKYYHLLNEEMIFIGSTFSVKEGYRLAVKAIEGLGEKMPTAFCVASDAMAVGVLQAFNEKGWKIPEHGGQKVWCFQKYKYIRS, translated from the coding sequence ATGGTCAATTATTTTATCAGCAAAGGGCATCAGAGTATTAGTTTTATCGGCGCAACTGACTTTAATATTGATACAGAACAGCCCTCCATGGATGTGCGTGAATGGTCTTTCCGTGAAAGTGCAAAGTATTATCATCTTTTAAATGAAGAAATGATTTTTATCGGCAGTACGTTTTCTGTAAAGGAAGGCTACCGGCTGGCGGTAAAAGCCATCGAAGGACTGGGTGAAAAAATGCCAACTGCATTCTGCGTTGCAAGTGATGCCATGGCAGTAGGCGTGCTGCAGGCATTTAACGAAAAGGGCTGGAAGATTCCAGAGCACGGCGGCCAAAAAGTTTGGTGTTTCCAAAAGTACAAGTACATACGGTCGTAA
- a CDS encoding extracellular solute-binding protein: MCLESETKTLQEYGKKWGQETGNTVNVVHQTPDLQKFTQAAKSADGPDGVYGMANDQLASYISAGLVQEVPDGMFQEADYSPAAVQACCADGKKYALPIAVETNALFYNTKKVQKAPDNWDELIADAKKNGGIKFKATSIYYDLGFLRAYDSYIFKYSNSKYDAKDIGLGNDGAVKAYQFIKSLADDKFLTADVTSDLAKSSFQSGETAFYIGGPWDTDGFKSAKVPYAVVPMPKLNGKNFVTPVGTQVGFVSAKSQKQGAAWDFYKYLAKNAVSDLYKAGGRIPAQLAAQKEIASDDTTKAFITQITCCLQFCGIIVNALLPAATKSLFRNAASNDTLQLTVALTVELLMVCVSSKIRLFKVAEFPLKMLDWNSNWLCPD, translated from the coding sequence TTGTGTCTGGAGAGCGAAACAAAGACCCTGCAGGAGTACGGGAAAAAATGGGGACAGGAAACCGGCAATACCGTCAATGTAGTCCATCAGACACCGGATCTGCAGAAATTCACACAGGCAGCCAAAAGCGCGGATGGTCCAGATGGTGTTTACGGTATGGCGAATGACCAGCTTGCAAGTTATATTTCTGCAGGTTTGGTGCAGGAAGTACCCGACGGCATGTTTCAGGAGGCGGACTATTCTCCGGCGGCTGTTCAGGCGTGCTGTGCAGACGGTAAAAAATATGCGCTGCCAATCGCGGTAGAAACCAACGCGTTGTTTTATAATACCAAGAAGGTTCAGAAAGCACCGGACAACTGGGATGAACTGATTGCCGACGCAAAGAAAAACGGCGGCATCAAGTTTAAAGCTACCAGCATTTATTATGACCTCGGTTTCCTGCGCGCGTATGACAGCTACATTTTTAAATACAGCAACAGCAAATATGATGCAAAAGACATTGGACTTGGCAATGACGGTGCGGTAAAAGCGTATCAGTTTATCAAGAGCCTTGCAGACGATAAATTCCTCACAGCGGATGTTACCAGCGACCTTGCAAAGAGCAGTTTTCAAAGCGGCGAAACCGCATTTTACATCGGCGGCCCATGGGATACAGACGGCTTTAAATCTGCAAAAGTGCCTTACGCAGTTGTACCAATGCCAAAGCTGAACGGCAAAAATTTTGTAACGCCGGTTGGCACACAAGTCGGTTTTGTCAGTGCAAAGTCACAGAAGCAGGGCGCTGCTTGGGATTTCTATAAATATTTAGCGAAAAACGCGGTCAGCGACCTTTATAAAGCAGGCGGTCGCATCCCAGCACAACTTGCCGCACAGAAAGAAATTGCTTCGGATGACACCACAAAAGCGTTTATTACACAGATTACTTGTTGTTTGCAGTTCTGCGGGATAATTGTTAATGCGTTGCTCCCTGCTGCGACTAAATCATTATTTCGTAATGCTGCTAGTAACGATACTTTACAATTGACAGTCGCTTTAACTGTGGAATTACTTATGGTTTGCGTGAGTTCAAAAATTCGACTTTTTAAAGTTGCTGAATTTCCTCTTAAAATGTTAGATTGGAATTCAAACTGGTTATGCCCAGATTGA
- a CDS encoding sporulation initiation factor Spo0A C-terminal domain-containing protein: MEKRMSILLVEDDEKDCQKIKQYTEELDDISLIGITNNLDGAICYTKEFLPEAIILDLELHKGGGNGLSFLCELKKLELPYHPFVLVTTNNCSDITYECARENGADFIMAKYQSDYSPEGAVDFLRMMKTAIFSKIQSLSPEHETSESPEQKEKRIVSEIHREFDLVGMNPKHVGYRYLTEAVQLVLDEPVHNLCSILGARFGKTDVSIERAMQNAINKAWRTSDIEDLLKYYTAHINAEKGTPTITEFIYYYADKIKNRY; encoded by the coding sequence ATGGAAAAGAGAATGTCCATCCTGCTTGTTGAAGATGATGAAAAGGATTGTCAGAAAATCAAGCAATATACCGAAGAATTGGATGATATAAGCCTGATCGGTATTACAAATAATTTAGACGGAGCGATTTGTTACACAAAAGAGTTCTTGCCGGAGGCCATTATTCTGGATTTGGAACTTCATAAGGGCGGCGGAAATGGATTGAGCTTTTTGTGTGAACTGAAAAAGCTTGAATTGCCGTATCACCCGTTTGTGTTGGTAACGACTAATAACTGCAGTGATATTACATATGAATGTGCTCGTGAGAACGGCGCAGATTTTATTATGGCGAAGTATCAATCGGACTATTCTCCGGAGGGCGCCGTAGATTTTCTTAGGATGATGAAAACTGCAATTTTCAGCAAGATTCAGTCCCTTTCTCCGGAACATGAAACAAGCGAGTCTCCAGAGCAAAAGGAAAAACGCATTGTCAGCGAAATTCATCGGGAGTTTGATCTCGTCGGAATGAATCCCAAGCATGTCGGGTATCGATATTTGACAGAGGCCGTTCAGCTGGTTCTCGACGAACCAGTTCACAACTTATGCTCAATTCTGGGCGCTAGGTTTGGAAAAACAGATGTAAGTATAGAGCGAGCCATGCAGAACGCAATTAACAAAGCCTGGCGAACTTCCGATATTGAAGACCTGCTCAAATACTATACCGCGCATATCAACGCGGAAAAAGGAACCCCAACCATAACCGAGTTTATTTATTATTATGCAGACAAAATCAAGAATCGGTACTGA
- a CDS encoding GHKL domain-containing protein, protein MYEKLLHLKQNNRKMLLNLIYALITAALMCVILMRYKLLIIPALAILLFVFLTRINQTERKLSVTTTLLSISLNYIVNFISAFLAAAVFGLCNLKISGGTEILNSACVTSLQLLLSYQLFRIRRLKNGMPFLTKIGSSEGVLISLILICSFICISNVYFSELCFFMFLISFILLGSVFAFVWWQNCLTKNYLEKLKSNEFQQLQGTLEEQQEEIHRLKESNDQLAKLIHKDNKLIPAMELAVKEYLEQSESEKYSERNSEGHMLLEELRSIFDERADALKSFSFCQKALPVSGVFQIDSLLRYMYCKAQGADIQLEFTSYASMQYLTENIISTSDLRTILADLLENAIIAVKSSNAKNRKILIVLEVVNQSYEIEIYDSGIPFKRKTIHCLGKRNNTTHAADGGSGIGLPTVLETLRYYKASFYIQEFRNVNDAFTKKVSIKFDGLNQCIAQTDSKEIINIIPAAYYLDVQANEKLIS, encoded by the coding sequence ATGTATGAAAAACTTTTGCATCTAAAGCAAAACAATCGAAAAATGCTTCTCAATTTAATTTATGCTCTCATAACAGCTGCCTTGATGTGTGTGATACTGATGAGATATAAATTGCTCATTATACCGGCATTGGCAATTTTGCTATTTGTCTTTTTGACACGGATAAATCAAACAGAGAGAAAACTGTCTGTTACAACAACGCTGCTCTCAATCAGCCTAAATTATATTGTCAATTTTATTTCAGCGTTTTTAGCAGCTGCTGTATTTGGACTTTGTAATTTGAAAATTTCAGGTGGTACTGAAATACTCAATTCTGCTTGTGTGACGTCATTGCAGTTGCTTTTGAGTTACCAGCTTTTCAGAATTCGGCGTTTGAAAAATGGTATGCCTTTTTTAACCAAAATAGGAAGCAGCGAAGGTGTATTGATTAGTTTGATATTGATATGCAGCTTTATTTGTATTAGTAACGTTTATTTTTCAGAATTGTGTTTTTTCATGTTTCTAATCTCTTTTATCCTTTTAGGCAGTGTGTTTGCTTTTGTCTGGTGGCAGAACTGCCTGACAAAAAATTACTTGGAAAAACTTAAGAGCAATGAATTTCAACAGCTGCAAGGCACGCTGGAAGAGCAGCAGGAGGAGATTCATCGTTTAAAGGAATCGAATGATCAACTCGCCAAGTTAATTCACAAGGATAATAAATTGATACCCGCAATGGAACTTGCGGTTAAAGAATATTTGGAACAAAGTGAATCGGAAAAGTATTCGGAGCGAAACAGCGAGGGGCACATGCTGCTCGAAGAACTGCGGTCTATTTTTGACGAACGTGCAGACGCTTTGAAAAGTTTCAGCTTTTGTCAGAAAGCGCTGCCTGTTTCGGGTGTGTTTCAGATCGATTCTTTGCTGCGGTATATGTACTGCAAAGCACAAGGAGCAGATATTCAGCTGGAATTTACGTCTTACGCAAGTATGCAGTACTTAACTGAAAACATTATATCTACATCAGATTTAAGAACAATTTTAGCCGATTTACTTGAAAACGCCATTATTGCGGTTAAAAGCAGCAATGCAAAGAATCGAAAGATTTTGATTGTGCTTGAAGTAGTGAATCAATCTTATGAAATAGAAATATATGACAGCGGCATCCCGTTTAAACGAAAAACGATTCATTGTCTTGGAAAAAGGAACAATACCACTCACGCAGCAGATGGTGGAAGTGGAATCGGGCTGCCAACTGTTTTAGAAACTTTGCGGTATTATAAGGCTAGTTTTTATATTCAGGAGTTTCGTAATGTGAACGATGCTTTTACGAAAAAGGTATCAATAAAATTTGACGGTCTCAATCAATGTATTGCCCAGACAGACAGCAAAGAAATTATAAATATCATTCCGGCGGCCTATTATTTAGATGTACAGGCGAATGAAAAACTGATATCGTAA
- a CDS encoding response regulator transcription factor: MKIKLLLADDEPLVLVGLQSMIDWNAYNIELCSVAHNGEEALKRIAEQKPDIVLIDIKMPVKDGLEVVRECRKAGSELPLFILLTSFEEFQFAKEAIRLGAVDYLIKLELTSESLADAVKRCLKLLATIYTRRQGTSPAGTMDDLSILYERFFIRLYNGLFENRQQYELQRKELQVDFSFNAYTVCYCEILDSASLSSQNCKQRTQLYSGTVHMIRETINRYMACYITSLDLRHFNITFCLSQQELPDVQHLLQTILQEASDTVYSYFNVTLTCRIGRLVKDPYAISESYASARHVLSTAHIAFFDPQTESTPPSLDIPFYRKEIAQAFEQLDMDVLSQALSKIAAALKAQPSHYIEALDIASTLLYMSITLLPDGETLLNRIFTGEDSYRCLYRCQTVVQVVEWITILQSGLVCELTKRRQTYKAHTVQKVMQYIRANLNRKLSLPEVAAFFGFSPNYLSQLFAKETGQNFVEFITHEKIAAAKEMMANSDCKIYEIAEKLGFDSAFYFSKVFKKVEGCSPREYMRRSIDRI; the protein is encoded by the coding sequence ATGAAAATTAAGCTTCTGCTGGCAGACGATGAGCCTTTAGTGCTGGTCGGACTGCAATCCATGATTGATTGGAATGCGTACAATATTGAACTTTGCAGTGTTGCACACAATGGAGAAGAAGCTCTGAAACGTATTGCAGAACAAAAACCGGATATTGTACTGATTGACATTAAAATGCCCGTAAAAGATGGTTTGGAGGTAGTGCGGGAATGCCGGAAAGCAGGCAGCGAACTTCCGCTGTTCATTTTGCTTACCAGCTTTGAGGAATTTCAGTTTGCAAAGGAAGCCATCCGGCTGGGTGCCGTGGACTACCTTATTAAGTTAGAGCTGACCTCTGAGTCCCTTGCGGATGCTGTTAAACGGTGCCTGAAACTGCTTGCCACAATATACACCCGCCGGCAGGGCACTTCTCCAGCCGGAACAATGGACGACCTCTCCATTCTGTATGAACGGTTCTTTATCCGCCTGTACAACGGCTTATTTGAAAACCGACAGCAATATGAACTGCAGCGCAAAGAACTTCAGGTAGACTTTTCTTTTAATGCATACACGGTATGTTACTGCGAAATATTAGATTCCGCTTCGTTGTCCAGTCAAAACTGTAAACAGCGCACGCAGCTTTACTCCGGTACAGTTCATATGATTCGTGAAACCATTAACCGCTACATGGCCTGCTACATTACCAGCCTGGACTTGCGGCATTTCAACATTACCTTCTGCCTGAGCCAGCAGGAACTGCCCGACGTACAGCACCTGCTGCAAACGATTCTTCAGGAAGCCTCCGATACGGTGTATTCTTATTTTAATGTAACACTTACCTGCCGCATTGGTCGCTTAGTCAAGGATCCCTATGCCATCTCCGAGTCCTATGCTTCTGCCCGACACGTTCTTTCCACGGCGCACATTGCGTTTTTTGACCCACAAACAGAAAGCACACCGCCGTCCTTGGACATTCCTTTTTATCGCAAAGAAATTGCACAGGCATTCGAACAGTTGGATATGGATGTACTTTCACAAGCACTTTCCAAAATTGCAGCCGCGCTGAAAGCACAGCCTTCGCACTATATTGAAGCACTGGACATCGCCAGCACCCTGCTCTATATGTCAATTACACTGCTGCCGGACGGGGAAACCCTGTTAAACCGCATTTTTACGGGAGAAGACAGTTACCGCTGCCTGTATCGCTGCCAAACCGTTGTTCAAGTTGTTGAATGGATCACCATACTGCAAAGCGGCCTTGTCTGTGAACTGACGAAACGGCGCCAAACCTACAAAGCACATACCGTTCAAAAAGTAATGCAGTACATCCGTGCAAACCTAAACCGCAAACTTTCACTACCGGAAGTAGCTGCATTTTTTGGCTTTAGCCCCAACTATCTCAGTCAGCTTTTCGCGAAAGAAACCGGTCAGAATTTTGTAGAGTTTATCACACACGAAAAAATCGCTGCCGCCAAGGAAATGATGGCGAACAGCGACTGTAAAATCTATGAAATTGCCGAAAAGCTCGGTTTTGACAGCGCGTTTTACTTCAGCAAGGTTTTTAAAAAAGTAGAGGGGTGCTCTCCTCGGGAATATATGCGGCGCAGTATTGACAGGATATAG
- a CDS encoding sensor histidine kinase — protein sequence MYHQTFKRPLFQTVKGRIQLITVTFSLVVAVILATCSVSFFQTYARHIDFRLQRLQAWQSVSTDYLMPDEQILTITRPITASGGGTIIGYAYLSVKTSVLTDSLKGYYVSANNRFFIQLPSQALLEFSGGTLHTTQHMAGSWSLTKENTLHSGTLVGQYAVKGAAPVELVVYPVEAIPKLYMANELSLELVHQQLWLYARLLLIICAAIILLGIAIGLVLDRLINPPVASLRHRLNQIAQGDFSPAPELEWDNEFGDIGRGINNLSQNVDKLLRERVDDEKKKKDLEYKMLQSQISPHFLYNTLNSIKWMATIQGAAGISEMTTSLARLLKNISKGTQELLPLREEIALLDDYYVIQKYRYGGSIQLTKELDPNVLDTKIPRFTLQPLMENAIFHGIEPKGGAGTILLKAVRLQSGDIAVILKDDGIGMTPQTAMHCLTDDAEKPSGMFKKLGLHTINQRLQYNFGKPYGLSIESKEGAYTKMVILLPDNCKNSAKMEKNT from the coding sequence ATGTATCACCAAACCTTTAAACGTCCGCTTTTTCAAACCGTCAAGGGGCGAATTCAGCTTATCACCGTAACCTTCAGCCTGGTTGTTGCCGTGATTTTGGCGACCTGCAGTGTGTCTTTTTTTCAAACCTACGCGCGGCACATAGACTTCAGGCTGCAGCGCTTGCAGGCCTGGCAATCCGTTTCTACGGATTATTTGATGCCAGACGAACAAATTCTTACAATTACGCGTCCAATTACCGCAAGCGGCGGTGGCACGATTATTGGGTATGCCTATCTTTCCGTAAAAACCTCTGTGTTAACCGACTCACTCAAGGGATACTACGTCAGCGCAAACAACCGCTTCTTTATTCAGCTGCCTTCACAGGCGCTGTTGGAATTTTCCGGCGGCACGCTGCACACCACGCAGCACATGGCCGGAAGCTGGTCACTTACCAAAGAGAACACCCTACACAGCGGCACCCTTGTCGGCCAGTACGCGGTAAAGGGAGCCGCCCCGGTGGAACTGGTGGTTTACCCGGTAGAGGCAATCCCAAAGCTGTACATGGCCAACGAACTGTCGCTGGAACTGGTACACCAGCAGCTTTGGCTTTACGCGCGGCTGCTGCTCATTATCTGCGCCGCCATTATCCTGCTGGGCATCGCGATTGGACTGGTGTTGGACCGATTAATCAACCCGCCAGTCGCCAGCCTGCGCCACCGGCTGAATCAAATTGCCCAGGGAGACTTTTCCCCCGCTCCGGAACTGGAATGGGACAATGAATTTGGCGACATCGGCCGCGGCATCAACAATCTTTCGCAAAATGTAGACAAACTGTTGCGGGAAAGAGTGGATGACGAGAAAAAGAAAAAGGATTTGGAGTATAAAATGCTACAAAGCCAAATCAGCCCGCATTTTCTGTACAACACACTGAATTCTATTAAATGGATGGCCACCATTCAGGGTGCCGCTGGCATTTCGGAAATGACCACCTCCCTTGCAAGACTGCTGAAAAACATTTCAAAGGGTACACAGGAACTTCTGCCGCTGCGGGAGGAAATTGCCTTGCTGGATGACTACTACGTCATTCAAAAGTACCGTTACGGCGGTTCTATTCAGCTGACAAAGGAACTTGACCCAAATGTACTGGATACAAAAATTCCGCGGTTTACGCTGCAGCCGCTTATGGAAAACGCTATCTTTCATGGAATCGAGCCCAAGGGCGGCGCAGGAACCATTCTGCTGAAAGCTGTCCGTCTGCAATCCGGAGACATTGCCGTCATTCTGAAAGATGATGGTATTGGCATGACACCGCAGACCGCCATGCACTGCCTGACCGATGATGCAGAAAAACCTTCCGGTATGTTCAAAAAGTTAGGGCTTCATACAATCAACCAGCGGCTGCAGTACAACTTTGGCAAACCGTACGGCCTTTCGATTGAAAGCAAGGAAGGTGCATACACAAAAATGGTTATTTTGCTGCCGGACAACTGCAAAAATTCTGCAAAGATGGAGAAAAATACATGA
- a CDS encoding IS110 family transposase, giving the protein MISVGIDVAKDKHDCFIINSEGEVLADVFTIPNNMDGFQRLLQRIRDCSSPQDKIKVGLEATGHYSYNILGFLLNNGLPTYVLNPLHTNLYRKSLSLRKMKTDRVDARTIAAMLLSDVSLKLYTDTAYHNEELKSLTRYRFDKVKERGRLKQSIARLVCILFPELEKLVPTLHMVSVYALLDEFPGAKQIANANLTHLKSALYSASKGRYGRDKAVEIRESARTSIGSVMPAKSLELRHTIRLIRELDEEIDEIEAEIQQIMDELHSPITTIPGIGCRMAAMILAEVGDFSRFDSPDKLLAYAGLSPSTYQSGQLKNCYAHMEKRGSRYLRYAIFNAAKYVCLWDPTFSAYLAKKRAEGKHYNVAISHAAKKLVRLIFALEKSGESYRLSA; this is encoded by the coding sequence ATGATTTCTGTTGGAATTGATGTCGCCAAGGACAAGCACGACTGCTTCATCATCAACTCAGAAGGCGAAGTTCTTGCGGATGTTTTCACCATTCCAAACAACATGGATGGCTTTCAGCGCCTGCTGCAAAGGATTCGGGATTGCTCCTCGCCTCAGGACAAAATAAAAGTAGGGCTTGAGGCAACCGGGCATTACAGCTACAACATCCTTGGGTTTCTTCTTAACAACGGTCTTCCCACCTATGTCTTGAACCCCTTGCACACCAACCTTTACCGGAAAAGTCTCAGTCTCAGGAAGATGAAGACCGACCGAGTCGATGCGCGAACGATTGCAGCTATGCTTTTGTCCGATGTGAGCCTCAAGCTCTACACAGACACAGCATACCACAATGAGGAGTTAAAGTCACTGACGAGATACCGTTTTGACAAGGTGAAAGAGCGCGGAAGGCTCAAGCAGTCAATTGCCCGCTTGGTCTGCATCCTGTTCCCTGAACTGGAAAAGCTGGTACCCACACTTCATATGGTCTCGGTCTACGCTCTGCTCGATGAGTTTCCTGGAGCAAAGCAGATTGCCAATGCGAACCTGACGCATTTGAAATCCGCGCTTTATAGCGCTTCCAAGGGCCGCTACGGTAGGGACAAAGCTGTCGAGATACGCGAGTCGGCCAGGACCTCGATTGGCTCCGTGATGCCGGCAAAGTCGCTGGAGTTACGGCATACCATCCGTCTTATCCGGGAACTGGACGAAGAGATTGATGAAATTGAAGCGGAGATTCAGCAGATCATGGATGAACTGCACTCTCCCATTACGACGATTCCCGGCATTGGCTGCCGAATGGCTGCCATGATTCTCGCTGAGGTTGGCGACTTTTCCCGCTTTGACTCTCCCGACAAGCTGCTGGCTTACGCAGGGCTTTCGCCTTCTACTTACCAATCCGGGCAACTTAAGAATTGTTATGCCCACATGGAGAAACGCGGCTCCAGATACCTGCGCTATGCCATCTTCAATGCCGCCAAGTATGTCTGTCTTTGGGACCCGACCTTTTCTGCCTATCTTGCAAAGAAACGGGCAGAAGGCAAGCATTACAATGTTGCCATCTCTCATGCTGCCAAAAAGCTGGTACGCCTCATTTTCGCCTTAGAGAAATCCGGAGAGTCTTACCGCTTGTCAGCGTAA